Proteins from a genomic interval of Sphingobacterium sp. SYP-B4668:
- a CDS encoding GNAT family N-acetyltransferase — protein sequence MEMINDFLLRKACTGDKQRIWEILQQAIQLRKADGSAQWQDGYPNLEVIENDINKAYGYVLLLDEQIIAYVAIIFDVEPAYEIIEGTWLSNQDYAVIHRLAVAQDIKTKGGATFVMSEIEQIARAESVFSIRVDTNYDNVGMLRILDKLEYRYCGEVYFRGGARRAFEKLLS from the coding sequence ATGGAAATGATAAACGATTTTTTATTGAGAAAAGCATGTACTGGGGATAAGCAAAGAATTTGGGAGATATTACAGCAGGCTATTCAATTGCGTAAAGCAGATGGTAGTGCTCAATGGCAAGATGGCTATCCCAATCTTGAAGTTATCGAAAATGATATTAATAAAGCATATGGATATGTTTTGTTGCTAGATGAACAAATTATAGCTTATGTTGCCATTATATTTGATGTCGAACCTGCCTATGAAATTATTGAGGGGACGTGGTTAAGTAATCAAGATTATGCAGTGATACATCGATTGGCGGTGGCTCAGGACATTAAAACAAAGGGGGGAGCAACATTCGTAATGAGCGAAATAGAGCAGATAGCCCGAGCAGAATCTGTCTTTAGCATTCGAGTGGATACCAATTATGACAATGTGGGTATGTTGCGTATTCTGGATAAGTTAGAGTATCGTTATTGCGGAGAAGTCTATTTCAGGGGCGGGGCGCGTAGAGCTTTCGAAAAGCTGCTTTCCTAG
- a CDS encoding ATP-binding protein: MKRTLFKLKSNSVITLLILALYPIYGFGQSALEDVAKQYSSATFESSEKVMLAGKYAQALFFNNRQDEAYELLTYNIAIAKRKKDGQYAAYLSAIAAMNSLILDEGEKSQQYIQQAKHYVTLTDNMSIKGYVNYCIGWLQVRDGQEARAVQSFQHALNDLERAPISETTLSRKVAVYKELCAIYSNWKEFPLQQKYAELSLDVAKSRKDPMALFDAYMLMGYMHERQYRENKSDKNILQGAERYYLEAIRTYESNSNKMVIPSDLSFVAVNLANLYMEFFPDSHKSKALKYAQMAMDIGKETHQYDHVASAYGILSEYSLKENDQDQAKTYLLASLSAIMNQPIVDQGLSMNLFQKLSEIYEDEEDYKQAIHYYKQYLRVFEEVYNSEKMLQGKRLEEQFEKERQKQLMKQLQLEGEKKQQQLSLMQALSGQQTQLLENMRLNEKNQQQQLEFVQLEAEKKGQELKLSRLETLKRANELFASKQQLDYKSKINTFYFLTICATLISAILLFYAYRQRSKTLKQKESLHELEMEQEKQNSKISNLTAMLEGQENERSRLARDLHDGLGGLLSGTKICLSNVNHRTNPKEIQIQLDKSLNQIDFAVHELRRVAHNLMPELLLKYGLQETIQEYVNRMSSERLEVSAQFVNLKTELPHDKQILVYRIIQELVNNALKHANAHQIIVQLAENDQHIFVTVEDDGDGFATEILDQKKSAGIHNVKTRLSLLNGQLNIQTQEKVGTTIEFDFPVDAKI; the protein is encoded by the coding sequence ATGAAGCGCACGTTATTCAAGTTAAAGTCCAACTCAGTTATCACACTCCTTATACTTGCATTATATCCAATATATGGCTTTGGACAATCCGCCTTGGAAGATGTTGCAAAGCAGTACAGTAGTGCTACATTCGAAAGTAGTGAAAAAGTCATGCTAGCAGGAAAGTATGCTCAAGCCCTTTTTTTCAACAATAGGCAAGATGAAGCCTATGAGCTGTTGACCTACAACATTGCTATCGCAAAAAGAAAAAAAGATGGTCAATATGCTGCCTATCTCTCCGCCATAGCCGCAATGAATAGTCTTATCTTGGATGAAGGTGAAAAATCTCAGCAATATATTCAACAAGCGAAGCACTATGTGACACTGACAGACAACATGTCTATAAAGGGATATGTCAATTATTGTATCGGATGGTTACAAGTGCGAGATGGTCAAGAAGCTCGAGCTGTGCAAAGTTTCCAACATGCATTGAACGATTTGGAGCGAGCGCCTATTTCAGAGACGACGCTTTCCAGAAAAGTAGCCGTTTATAAGGAACTCTGCGCCATATATTCCAATTGGAAAGAATTTCCTTTGCAACAAAAATATGCGGAACTGAGCCTAGATGTAGCGAAGAGTAGAAAAGACCCAATGGCCCTTTTCGATGCCTACATGCTGATGGGATACATGCACGAACGACAGTACAGAGAAAATAAATCGGATAAAAACATATTACAAGGAGCTGAGCGTTACTATCTCGAAGCCATACGTACGTACGAGTCCAACAGCAACAAAATGGTAATACCGTCAGACCTTTCATTTGTCGCCGTCAACCTAGCCAACCTTTATATGGAATTCTTTCCAGATAGCCACAAATCTAAAGCACTGAAATATGCCCAAATGGCCATGGATATCGGAAAAGAAACCCACCAATACGACCATGTGGCATCCGCGTATGGAATCCTCTCCGAATATAGTCTTAAAGAAAATGACCAAGATCAAGCCAAGACATATTTGCTGGCCTCACTATCGGCTATCATGAATCAACCAATAGTAGACCAAGGTCTATCGATGAATCTCTTCCAAAAGCTCTCCGAAATTTATGAGGATGAGGAGGATTACAAACAAGCTATCCACTATTACAAACAATATCTACGTGTATTTGAAGAGGTATATAATTCAGAGAAAATGCTCCAAGGAAAACGTTTGGAAGAACAATTCGAGAAAGAAAGGCAGAAACAACTGATGAAGCAGCTCCAATTAGAGGGTGAAAAAAAACAACAGCAACTTTCTCTGATGCAAGCCCTTTCAGGTCAACAGACCCAGCTATTGGAGAATATGAGACTAAACGAAAAAAACCAACAACAACAGCTTGAATTCGTTCAATTGGAGGCAGAAAAAAAGGGCCAGGAGCTGAAGCTTTCCCGACTCGAAACACTCAAGCGAGCCAACGAGCTTTTTGCTTCCAAGCAACAATTAGATTATAAATCTAAAATCAATACATTCTACTTTTTAACAATTTGTGCCACGCTAATTAGTGCAATACTCCTATTCTATGCATATAGACAACGCTCGAAAACATTGAAACAAAAAGAAAGCCTCCATGAGCTGGAAATGGAACAAGAAAAACAAAACAGTAAAATATCAAATCTGACGGCCATGCTAGAAGGCCAAGAAAACGAACGATCAAGGCTAGCGAGAGACCTACACGATGGTTTGGGTGGACTTCTTTCAGGAACGAAAATATGCCTATCCAATGTCAACCACCGCACGAATCCAAAAGAAATCCAAATACAACTTGACAAATCACTTAATCAGATAGACTTTGCTGTTCACGAATTAAGGAGGGTAGCACACAACTTAATGCCTGAATTGCTACTGAAATATGGCCTTCAAGAGACCATCCAAGAATATGTCAACAGAATGTCAAGCGAAAGACTAGAAGTCTCAGCACAATTTGTAAATCTCAAAACCGAATTGCCACATGACAAACAAATTCTTGTATATAGGATTATACAAGAATTGGTCAACAATGCTTTGAAACATGCGAATGCTCACCAAATTATAGTTCAACTGGCTGAAAATGACCAACACATTTTCGTCACTGTGGAAGACGATGGAGATGGGTTTGCCACTGAAATCTTGGATCAAAAAAAATCAGCAGGCATACATAATGTAAAAACACGACTGTCTTTATTAAATGGGCAATTAAATATCCAAACACAAGAAAAAGTGGGAACCACGATAGAATTCGATTTCCCTGTAGATGCTAAAATATAA
- a CDS encoding response regulator, producing MIKIMITDDHPMVVEGLKNALTIEEDFEIIDCFTDGASTFEGLVHTTPDILILDINLPDINSVEHVAKLKALHPDMKIIALSVHNEYAVINSILSEGASGYIQKNAAGHEIIAGIHQVYLGKKFLCSQTRQVIEKKTSDELRSVPKITRREKEILQAAAKGLTTPQIADLLFISPHTVESHRKNLIEKFKVKNLTSVIKLALEYGLVRE from the coding sequence ATGATTAAGATAATGATTACCGACGACCACCCAATGGTGGTCGAAGGTCTAAAAAATGCACTGACAATCGAGGAAGATTTCGAAATAATAGACTGTTTCACAGACGGAGCTTCAACTTTCGAAGGCTTAGTCCACACGACACCTGACATCTTGATTTTAGATATCAACCTTCCTGACATCAATAGTGTCGAACATGTTGCTAAATTAAAGGCACTACACCCCGACATGAAAATTATAGCCTTAAGTGTACATAATGAATATGCCGTAATCAATAGTATTCTATCCGAGGGAGCATCGGGATATATTCAGAAAAATGCTGCAGGTCACGAAATTATTGCAGGTATCCATCAAGTCTATCTGGGCAAAAAATTCTTATGCTCCCAAACGCGACAAGTAATCGAAAAAAAGACGAGTGACGAACTGAGAAGTGTGCCTAAAATAACGAGAAGAGAAAAGGAAATATTGCAAGCGGCCGCTAAAGGATTGACAACACCTCAAATAGCAGATTTACTTTTTATAAGTCCACACACGGTTGAAAGTCATCGTAAAAATCTTATCGAGAAATTTAAAGTAAAAAACTTGACTTCAGTCATTAAGCTAGCACTTGAGTACGGATTGGTTAGGGAATAG
- a CDS encoding LIC11966 family surface protein, with translation MKKIISKTFVILPLLIMIACGTKKDPIQYNNDLMTVINGSEKHITDMNTAMQSNNYEQAEKVQKEWYDSVSKDIKKVEDIGDFNGDANLQNAILTGLKGYKKIVEDDYPKLIELRKNKVENPANEEKLLNNINQAFEVMANGVNKASSKFEKDYAK, from the coding sequence ATGAAAAAAATTATTTCCAAAACCTTCGTTATCCTTCCCCTCCTCATCATGATTGCTTGCGGGACGAAAAAAGATCCAATTCAATACAATAACGACCTGATGACTGTAATTAATGGCAGCGAAAAACACATTACCGATATGAATACTGCAATGCAGTCTAATAATTACGAACAAGCAGAAAAAGTGCAAAAGGAGTGGTATGATTCGGTAAGCAAAGACATCAAAAAAGTCGAAGATATTGGCGATTTCAATGGAGATGCCAATTTGCAGAATGCAATATTAACTGGATTAAAAGGCTATAAGAAAATCGTAGAAGACGATTACCCAAAATTGATTGAACTACGTAAAAATAAAGTAGAGAATCCAGCCAATGAAGAAAAACTATTAAATAATATCAATCAAGCATTTGAAGTAATGGCAAATGGAGTGAATAAGGCCTCCAGTAAGTTTGAAAAAGATTATGCAAAATAG
- the catB gene encoding type B chloramphenicol O-acetyltransferase, whose product MNNFFESPFKGITLQNQVTNPNIIVGRYSYYSGYYHGHSFDDCARYLFPDRNDVDKLIIGDFCSIGSGASFIMAGNQGHRYDWISSFPFFYMSDTPCFEESENGFLTAGNTVVGNDVWIGSEAMIMPGITIGDGAVIGSRALVTKDVAPYCIVGGNPARCIKQRFYDEDIEKLLEMNWCSWKEEHIRQAMPILCSGDIGQLYDFYNSSVKAL is encoded by the coding sequence ATGAATAATTTTTTCGAAAGTCCTTTCAAAGGCATTACACTCCAAAACCAAGTTACCAATCCTAATATTATTGTAGGTAGATATTCATATTATTCGGGGTACTATCATGGGCATTCATTTGATGATTGCGCTCGTTACTTGTTTCCGGACCGTAATGATGTGGACAAATTGATTATTGGGGATTTTTGTTCTATAGGAAGCGGAGCAAGTTTTATTATGGCAGGCAATCAAGGCCATCGTTACGACTGGATTTCTAGTTTCCCATTTTTTTATATGTCCGATACCCCCTGTTTTGAAGAAAGTGAAAATGGATTTTTAACTGCAGGTAACACAGTTGTGGGAAATGATGTGTGGATTGGTAGTGAGGCCATGATTATGCCGGGCATAACCATAGGTGACGGGGCTGTGATTGGAAGTCGGGCATTGGTCACTAAGGACGTGGCGCCTTATTGTATTGTTGGAGGTAATCCAGCTAGGTGTATCAAGCAAAGATTTTACGATGAGGATATAGAGAAGTTGTTGGAGATGAATTGGTGCTCATGGAAGGAAGAGCATATACGACAAGCCATGCCAATTCTTTGTTCCGGTGATATAGGTCAGCTCTATGATTTTTATAATAGCTCTGTCAAAGCATTGTGA
- a CDS encoding TetR/AcrR family transcriptional regulator yields MGSKERIQRLKEDNRNRILEASLQIVKEEGWQALSMRKIADIIEYTAPMIYEYFANKEAILTELANQGYLLLSKKVKEAKSGEHIAEKQLEAMWFGYWDFAFEERELYQLMFGVGTACCGFEKTYKCAESHGKLISDVIREIMKHQKPTEDLICRKYFTYWSIIHGLISINLVNQGNGDITNQEVLKDAIYGITRSLTD; encoded by the coding sequence ATGGGTAGTAAAGAGCGGATACAGCGTTTGAAAGAGGATAATAGAAATAGAATCCTCGAAGCCTCCCTTCAAATTGTGAAAGAAGAGGGATGGCAGGCGTTGAGTATGCGCAAAATTGCTGATATCATCGAATACACCGCCCCGATGATTTATGAATATTTCGCCAATAAAGAGGCTATTTTAACAGAGCTTGCCAATCAGGGATACCTACTACTATCCAAAAAAGTAAAGGAAGCAAAATCTGGAGAACATATTGCTGAAAAACAACTTGAAGCTATGTGGTTTGGATATTGGGATTTCGCTTTTGAAGAACGTGAACTCTATCAACTGATGTTTGGCGTGGGTACGGCATGCTGCGGATTTGAAAAAACCTATAAATGCGCAGAATCCCATGGCAAACTAATTAGCGATGTGATTCGGGAAATAATGAAACATCAAAAGCCCACAGAAGATTTAATTTGCAGAAAATATTTCACCTATTGGTCGATTATACATGGATTGATTTCTATCAACCTGGTGAATCAAGGAAATGGAGACATTACTAATCAGGAGGTGCTCAAGGATGCCATATATGGAATCACGAGGTCACTAACCGACTGA
- a CDS encoding efflux RND transporter periplasmic adaptor subunit gives MKTSPLNDFTKILGLEFNTVKYFNHVKILYFFSAVLLYGCSTGTSKPVTPPPPSLPIMTINASDQNVYQEYPAAIEASANIEIRPQVDGTLEHIYIDEGARVNKGQLLFKINDRPYQEQLNQAKANLEAAQATLDNAELEVDKKTRLVNNKVLTEFQLQTAISNRNAAKASVQQALSAVESAKINVGYTAIRASVDGYIGRLQRKQGSLVGTADQQALTELSNVKDLHVYFSLSENDFIAFKNNVQGNTLEQKLKNLPPVSLILSDQSIYEHTGKIDMVDGQFDKNTGAITLRATFPNPEGILRSGNTGKIRIEKKYNQTLLVPQMATLEMQDKIFVYTVDSKNKVSQQPIEVLGKSGANYLIKSGVSQGDKIVQKGIDLLQDGQVITPQPLAQDSIK, from the coding sequence ATGAAAACATCTCCCCTTAATGATTTTACTAAAATTCTAGGCCTAGAATTTAACACTGTTAAATATTTTAATCATGTTAAAATACTTTATTTTTTTTCAGCGGTATTGTTGTATGGATGCTCCACAGGCACCAGTAAACCGGTAACCCCACCACCTCCTAGTCTACCAATAATGACCATCAATGCCAGTGACCAGAATGTATATCAAGAATATCCAGCTGCCATCGAGGCATCGGCGAATATCGAAATCAGGCCCCAGGTAGATGGTACCCTTGAACATATCTACATAGATGAAGGCGCAAGAGTCAACAAAGGACAATTGCTTTTCAAAATAAACGACCGTCCCTATCAAGAGCAATTGAATCAAGCAAAAGCCAACTTAGAGGCCGCTCAAGCGACCTTGGATAATGCGGAATTGGAAGTCGATAAAAAAACACGTTTAGTAAATAATAAAGTCCTAACCGAATTTCAGCTGCAAACTGCGATTAGCAATAGAAATGCAGCCAAGGCTAGCGTACAACAGGCTCTATCAGCAGTAGAATCGGCTAAAATAAATGTGGGGTATACCGCCATTAGAGCATCAGTCGATGGATATATCGGACGTTTGCAGAGAAAACAAGGAAGCTTGGTCGGCACAGCCGACCAACAAGCGCTCACAGAGCTCTCCAATGTAAAGGATTTGCACGTCTATTTTTCACTAAGTGAAAATGATTTCATAGCCTTCAAGAATAATGTCCAAGGAAACACGCTGGAGCAAAAACTAAAAAACTTACCTCCAGTATCATTAATATTATCAGACCAAAGTATCTACGAACATACAGGAAAAATTGATATGGTCGATGGTCAATTTGATAAAAATACCGGAGCCATAACATTGCGCGCTACATTTCCAAATCCAGAGGGTATACTTAGAAGTGGTAATACCGGAAAAATTAGAATCGAAAAAAAATATAATCAAACATTGCTTGTACCCCAAATGGCAACCCTAGAAATGCAGGATAAAATCTTTGTTTACACCGTCGATAGTAAAAACAAAGTTAGCCAGCAACCTATAGAAGTCCTTGGAAAAAGTGGAGCAAATTATTTGATAAAAAGCGGTGTAAGCCAAGGGGATAAAATCGTTCAAAAAGGAATCGATTTACTACAAGATGGACAAGTCATTACACCACAACCCTTAGCGCAAGATAGCATTAAATAA
- a CDS encoding efflux RND transporter permease subunit, with the protein MLQKFIEKPVLATVISILLVILGIIGILKLPLQQFPDIAPPAVQVTALYPGANAETVLRAVAPSLEESINGVENMSYMSSTASNDGSLMITVYFKLGTDPDQAAVNVQNRVSQATSQLPTEVIQAGITTAKQQNSLIMVLDLYTEDESKYDQTFITNYAQINIIPELKRIPGVGQALPFGGSKDYSMRVWLDPNQMASYKLTPAEVMAAIQDKNVEAAPGKFGESSKEAFEFVIKYKGKLNQPSDYENIIIRSNVDGSILRLKDVARIELGSYTYASHTRIDGKAGLNIGVMQLAGSNANEIQIAIQEFMEKASLNFPKGVKYLVLYNTKDALDQSIDQVKHTLIEAFLLVFLVVFLFLQDFRSTLIPAIAVPVAIIGTFFFMQLFGFSINLLTLFALVLAIGIVVDDAIVVVEAVHSKMQHAHLPPKLATTSAMSEITGAIISITLVMSAVFLPIGFMEGSTGVFYRQFAFTLAIAIVISAINALTLSPALCALFLKPSHHSANEVKKISFKEKFFTGFNVGFDRLTKNYVGSLGFLVRHKWVALSALAVILVLTLVMIRKTPTGFIPSEDQGFIAISLSMPAGASLDRTSEALREAEKQLQTAPFTKTLNVLAGFNILTQSTSPSAGVAFILLKSHKERGDIKDINAIMSDVNQKLANIKGANFFVFTFPTVPGFSNVDGLDMVLQDRTGGQLNKFSEIGQGFIGQLMRRPEILMAFTTFKADYPQYELQVDDIKAEQLGVNTKDILQTMQAYFGSAQASDFNRFGKYYRVMVQADIPNRTEPSSMDGIYVKNRSGDMVPINTLVKLERVYGPETASRYNLFNSIGINAIPKPGFSSGDAIRAVEEVASQHLPTGYTYEFSGMTKEEIVSGGQSTLIFILCLIFVYFLLAAQYESYIIPLAVILSIPTGIFGVFAAIGLTGISNNIYVQVALVMLIGLLAKNAILIVEFAIQGRKRGDTIAHAALEAAKLRLRPIIMTSLAFIVGMIPMMGAVGPSAQGNHSISIAAAGGMLSGVVLGLFIIPILFIIFQYLHESLSGGPAMKNENQVVSTETRTPAIAQVHNNA; encoded by the coding sequence ATGCTCCAAAAATTTATAGAAAAACCTGTACTGGCTACTGTTATATCCATATTACTGGTCATACTCGGTATTATTGGGATTTTGAAACTCCCTTTACAGCAATTTCCCGACATTGCTCCTCCTGCAGTACAAGTGACAGCCCTGTATCCAGGCGCTAACGCCGAGACAGTACTCCGAGCGGTGGCTCCTTCTTTAGAAGAATCCATAAATGGGGTAGAAAACATGAGCTACATGAGCTCGACCGCCAGCAATGATGGATCATTGATGATAACCGTATATTTTAAACTAGGAACTGACCCTGACCAAGCAGCAGTAAATGTGCAAAATAGAGTTTCACAAGCTACGAGTCAACTTCCTACAGAGGTCATACAAGCAGGAATCACGACAGCAAAGCAGCAAAACAGCCTAATCATGGTGCTGGATCTGTATACAGAAGACGAAAGCAAATACGACCAAACATTTATCACCAACTATGCTCAAATTAATATAATACCCGAACTTAAACGTATCCCAGGAGTCGGACAAGCACTTCCTTTCGGTGGAAGTAAAGACTATTCTATGCGGGTATGGTTGGACCCAAATCAAATGGCAAGTTACAAACTGACTCCAGCAGAAGTGATGGCCGCCATTCAGGATAAAAACGTGGAGGCAGCACCAGGGAAATTTGGAGAGAGCAGTAAAGAGGCGTTCGAATTTGTTATTAAATACAAAGGAAAATTAAACCAACCTAGCGATTATGAAAACATAATCATCCGTTCAAATGTTGATGGGTCGATTCTCAGGCTTAAAGATGTAGCTCGCATTGAACTGGGATCTTATACCTATGCCAGTCACACTCGTATAGATGGAAAAGCTGGCTTGAATATTGGCGTTATGCAACTAGCAGGCTCGAATGCGAATGAAATTCAAATTGCCATTCAAGAATTCATGGAAAAAGCCTCCCTTAACTTTCCAAAAGGAGTCAAGTACCTCGTCCTTTACAATACTAAAGATGCATTAGATCAATCCATAGATCAAGTCAAACATACCCTTATTGAAGCTTTCCTTTTAGTCTTTTTAGTGGTTTTTCTCTTTCTCCAAGATTTTAGATCAACCTTGATACCCGCTATTGCAGTTCCGGTAGCTATCATTGGAACTTTCTTTTTTATGCAGCTTTTTGGCTTTTCAATCAATTTACTTACCTTATTTGCTTTGGTGCTGGCCATTGGCATTGTAGTGGATGATGCAATTGTGGTGGTGGAAGCAGTACATTCCAAAATGCAACACGCTCATCTACCTCCAAAATTAGCCACCACATCCGCCATGAGCGAGATTACAGGTGCAATAATCTCCATTACATTGGTCATGTCAGCCGTCTTTCTCCCTATTGGTTTTATGGAAGGATCCACGGGTGTATTTTATCGTCAATTTGCATTTACTTTAGCCATTGCCATTGTTATTTCAGCCATCAATGCATTGACACTGAGTCCTGCCCTCTGCGCTCTATTTCTTAAACCATCACATCATTCGGCCAATGAGGTAAAAAAAATAAGTTTTAAAGAAAAATTCTTCACAGGATTCAATGTCGGTTTTGATAGACTGACCAAAAATTACGTAGGTAGTCTCGGATTTCTCGTTCGACATAAATGGGTAGCCCTATCTGCCCTAGCTGTAATCCTCGTTTTGACACTGGTAATGATTCGCAAAACACCTACTGGATTTATTCCATCTGAAGACCAGGGTTTTATTGCCATATCACTTTCCATGCCGGCCGGTGCTTCACTTGACCGAACTTCCGAAGCGCTACGAGAGGCTGAAAAACAATTGCAAACAGCACCCTTCACAAAGACGTTAAATGTGTTGGCAGGTTTCAACATCTTGACCCAATCTACTAGCCCTTCTGCAGGTGTTGCTTTCATATTACTCAAATCCCATAAAGAGCGCGGCGATATCAAAGATATTAATGCTATCATGAGTGATGTTAATCAAAAACTAGCGAACATAAAAGGAGCAAATTTCTTTGTATTTACTTTCCCTACAGTCCCAGGATTTAGTAATGTTGACGGCTTAGATATGGTATTACAAGATCGCACTGGAGGTCAATTGAACAAATTCAGTGAAATAGGACAAGGCTTTATTGGACAATTAATGCGACGTCCCGAAATTCTAATGGCCTTTACTACATTCAAAGCAGACTATCCACAATATGAACTTCAGGTAGATGACATTAAGGCCGAACAACTAGGGGTCAATACAAAAGATATTCTACAGACGATGCAAGCGTATTTCGGCAGTGCACAAGCCTCAGATTTCAATAGGTTTGGAAAGTATTATCGTGTTATGGTCCAAGCAGATATCCCAAATCGTACCGAGCCTTCATCCATGGATGGTATCTATGTAAAAAATCGAAGCGGCGATATGGTCCCAATCAATACACTCGTTAAATTGGAACGAGTCTATGGCCCCGAGACCGCTTCACGTTATAATCTTTTCAATTCAATAGGAATAAATGCTATTCCTAAACCAGGATTTAGTTCCGGTGATGCCATTCGAGCTGTAGAGGAAGTAGCCAGCCAACATCTCCCTACAGGTTATACTTATGAATTTTCAGGAATGACCAAAGAGGAAATTGTATCAGGAGGTCAATCCACACTCATCTTTATCTTGTGTCTTATTTTCGTGTATTTCCTCTTAGCAGCACAATACGAAAGTTATATTATACCCCTAGCAGTCATTCTTTCCATTCCCACAGGAATATTTGGTGTATTCGCCGCAATCGGACTGACCGGTATTTCCAATAATATCTATGTACAAGTCGCCTTAGTCATGCTGATAGGTTTATTGGCTAAGAACGCCATCTTAATTGTAGAATTTGCAATTCAAGGCCGTAAGCGTGGAGACACCATTGCACATGCTGCCCTCGAAGCTGCCAAATTAAGATTACGCCCAATCATCATGACCTCTCTTGCATTCATTGTTGGTATGATACCCATGATGGGAGCGGTAGGTCCATCCGCCCAAGGGAATCACTCCATCAGTATCGCAGCTGCAGGAGGCATGTTATCTGGTGTTGTATTAGGGCTATTCATCATTCCGATACTCTTCATTATCTTTCAATATCTACATGAAAGCTTATCAGGGGGACCCGCTATGAAAAATGAAAATCAGGTCGTTTCAACGGAAACACGTACACCAGCAATCGCACAAGTTCACAATAATGCATAA